Proteins from a genomic interval of Kaistia defluvii:
- the ftsA gene encoding cell division protein FtsA, with amino-acid sequence MRPLPTKKSTVVSILDIGSSKICCLIARLKPREVGDVLPGRTHAVEVLGIGHQRSRGIKSGVVVDLDKAEQAIRLAVDAAERMAGVTVESLIVNVSCGRLASEAFSASVALAGHEVVEADIKRVLAAGREHSVTDDRAVIHSLPIGYAIDGNGGIRDPRGMLGERLGVDMHVVTGENAPLRNLELAIGRCHLSVEAMVATPYASGLSALVDDETELGVACVDLGGGTTTISVFMDGQFVHADAIAIGGQHVTTDIARGLSTRIEDAERLKTMHGSALPSVSDDRDILSVPPIGDDDRDLPNQIPRSALTRIIRARIEEILELVRDRLNASGFQTMVGRRIVLTGGASQLTGITEAARRILARNVRLGRPLGVTGLPEAARGPAFSAAVGLLIYPQVAQIEQVSAMRGHRLAMTGTGGYFSRFGHWFRESF; translated from the coding sequence ATGCGTCCTCTGCCAACCAAGAAGAGCACGGTCGTCTCGATCCTCGATATCGGATCGTCGAAGATCTGCTGCCTGATCGCCCGTCTGAAGCCGCGCGAAGTGGGCGACGTCCTGCCGGGCCGCACCCATGCGGTCGAGGTTCTCGGCATCGGCCACCAGCGTTCGCGCGGCATCAAGTCGGGCGTCGTCGTCGATCTCGACAAGGCCGAGCAGGCGATCCGTCTGGCCGTCGACGCGGCCGAGCGCATGGCCGGCGTGACCGTCGAGTCGCTGATCGTCAACGTTTCCTGCGGTCGCCTGGCGAGCGAGGCGTTTTCCGCCAGCGTCGCCCTGGCCGGCCATGAAGTGGTCGAGGCGGATATCAAGCGGGTTCTGGCCGCCGGCCGCGAGCACTCCGTCACCGATGATCGCGCCGTCATCCATTCCCTGCCGATCGGCTATGCCATCGACGGCAATGGCGGCATCCGCGATCCGCGCGGCATGCTGGGCGAGCGTCTCGGCGTCGACATGCATGTCGTCACCGGCGAAAACGCGCCGCTGCGCAATCTGGAACTCGCCATCGGCCGCTGCCATCTCTCGGTCGAGGCGATGGTTGCCACACCCTATGCCTCCGGCCTCTCGGCGCTTGTCGACGACGAGACCGAACTGGGTGTTGCCTGCGTCGATCTCGGCGGCGGCACCACGACGATCTCCGTCTTCATGGACGGCCAGTTCGTCCATGCCGACGCCATCGCCATCGGCGGCCAGCATGTCACCACCGACATCGCCCGCGGTCTCTCGACCCGGATCGAGGATGCCGAGCGGCTGAAGACCATGCATGGCAGCGCGCTGCCGAGCGTGTCGGACGACCGCGACATCCTCTCGGTCCCGCCGATCGGCGACGACGACCGCGATCTGCCGAACCAGATTCCGCGCTCGGCGCTGACGCGCATCATCCGCGCGCGCATCGAAGAAATCCTGGAGCTCGTCCGTGACCGGCTCAATGCCTCCGGCTTCCAGACCATGGTCGGCCGGCGCATCGTCCTCACGGGCGGCGCCAGCCAGTTGACAGGTATCACCGAGGCGGCGCGGCGGATTCTTGCCCGCAATGTCCGGCTCGGTCGTCCGCTCGGCGTAACGGGTCTGCCGGAGGCGGCGCGCGGGCCGGCCTTCTCGGCCGCGGTAGGTCTTCTGATCTATCCGCAGGTCGCGCAGATCGAGCAGGTATCCGCGATGCGGGGGCATCGGTTGGCCATGACCGGAACGGGCGGGTACTTCTCCCGCTTCGGTCACTGGTTTCGTGAAAGTTTTTAA
- a CDS encoding cell division protein FtsQ/DivIB, with the protein MRQISPRTGKETAGDAPATEMAAGLKLSPWLRRRIRAFSRVEWRVPRHAGLKGTALLFAATGIAGIISADRVDETVTWLSSASGLAIDSVRITGQTETSEIAVLNRLELPPQASLATFDLAAARERVETLPWVENATLRKIYPATLKITIDERKPYVLWQRDQTVSVIDESGRVIGDASDDHYQNLIRVVGQGADKRAGEAIALAETASSIRSRLRAAVLISERRWNLMLDNGVTLMLPQDKPEAALALIAQLDAKDGLLSKDIVSIDFRLADRMFVRMTPEAAARRTVEIKEREKLAKRKGAST; encoded by the coding sequence TTGCGGCAGATAAGCCCGAGAACCGGCAAGGAGACGGCAGGCGATGCGCCGGCAACGGAGATGGCCGCTGGCCTGAAACTGTCGCCCTGGCTGCGTCGGCGGATCCGTGCCTTCTCGCGCGTCGAATGGCGCGTGCCGCGTCACGCCGGCCTCAAGGGCACGGCGCTGCTGTTCGCGGCGACGGGCATTGCCGGCATCATCTCCGCCGACCGCGTCGACGAGACCGTGACCTGGCTGAGCTCGGCTTCGGGCCTCGCGATCGACTCCGTGCGCATCACCGGCCAGACCGAGACGTCCGAGATCGCGGTGCTGAACCGTCTGGAGCTGCCGCCGCAGGCGTCGCTGGCAACCTTCGACCTCGCCGCCGCGCGGGAACGCGTCGAGACGCTGCCCTGGGTCGAGAATGCGACCCTGCGCAAGATCTACCCGGCGACCCTCAAGATCACCATCGACGAGCGCAAGCCCTACGTCCTGTGGCAGCGCGACCAGACGGTTTCTGTCATCGACGAATCCGGCCGCGTCATCGGCGATGCGTCGGACGATCACTACCAGAACCTGATCCGTGTCGTGGGACAGGGCGCCGACAAGCGCGCCGGCGAGGCCATCGCGCTCGCGGAGACGGCTTCCTCAATCCGCTCGCGCCTGCGCGCCGCTGTGCTGATCTCGGAGCGCCGCTGGAACCTGATGCTCGACAATGGCGTCACGCTGATGCTGCCGCAGGACAAGCCCGAAGCGGCGCTGGCCCTGATCGCCCAGCTCGACGCCAAGGACGGGCTTCTGTCCAAGGACATCGTCAGCATCGATTTCCGTCTCGCCGACCGCATGTTCGTGCGCATGACGCCGGAAGCGGCCGCCCGGCGCACGGTCGAAATCAAGGAACGCGAAAAGCTCGCCAAGCGTAAGGGAGCGAGCACCTGA
- a CDS encoding D-alanine--D-alanine ligase — MAKHVAVLMGGWSSERPVSLNSGNGCADALEQAGYRVTRVDVQRDIAEVLAKLKPDVAFNALHGPYGEDGSIQGVLEILGIPYTHSGVLASALAMNKARAKDVMQAAGIPVADSLLIHRLEAARAHAMEPPYVVKPVAEGSSFGVLIVREDAINPPQQLFADDWAFGETVMVERYVAGRELTCGVRGDEAFDIIELVTAEGGWYDYDSKYSANGARHVIPAPLSPNIYQSIQNLAVRAHRALGCRGISRADFRYDDGPGGTGQLVCLEVNTQPGMTATSLVPDMARYAGMDFPALVSWMVEDASCGR, encoded by the coding sequence TTGGCGAAGCATGTCGCCGTCCTCATGGGCGGGTGGTCCAGTGAACGACCGGTGTCGCTCAATTCGGGGAATGGCTGCGCCGACGCGTTGGAGCAGGCCGGCTACCGGGTCACGCGCGTCGACGTGCAGCGCGATATCGCCGAGGTCCTGGCGAAGCTGAAGCCCGACGTCGCCTTCAATGCATTGCATGGCCCGTATGGCGAGGACGGCTCGATCCAGGGCGTGCTCGAGATCCTCGGCATCCCCTATACGCATTCCGGCGTGCTTGCTTCGGCGCTCGCGATGAACAAGGCGCGCGCCAAGGACGTCATGCAGGCCGCCGGCATTCCGGTCGCCGACTCGCTGCTCATCCACCGCCTGGAAGCGGCCCGCGCCCATGCGATGGAGCCGCCCTATGTCGTCAAGCCGGTCGCGGAAGGGTCGAGCTTCGGCGTGCTGATCGTGCGCGAGGACGCGATTAACCCGCCTCAACAATTATTTGCGGATGACTGGGCCTTCGGCGAGACCGTCATGGTCGAGCGTTACGTTGCGGGACGCGAGCTCACCTGTGGCGTCCGGGGCGATGAAGCCTTTGATATCATTGAACTCGTGACGGCCGAGGGCGGCTGGTACGACTATGATTCCAAATATTCCGCGAACGGCGCGCGCCACGTTATTCCGGCGCCGCTTTCACCAAATATTTACCAAAGTATACAGAATCTAGCGGTACGGGCGCATCGGGCTCTCGGGTGTCGCGGCATCAGCCGGGCGGACTTCCGATACGACGATGGTCCGGGTGGTACGGGGCAACTGGTTTGCCTCGAAGTGAATACCCAGCCGGGCATGACGGCGACGTCGCTGGTCCCGGATATGGCGCGCTACGCGGGAATGGATTTCCCGGCTTTGGTGAGTTGGATGGTGGAGGACGCGTCTTGCGGCAGATAA